One window of Leptotrichia sp. oral taxon 498 genomic DNA carries:
- a CDS encoding PD-(D/E)XK nuclease family protein: MEINYLGLGADLKQNLFCEFEKNEKVLYVFENASTFYEIKKELLQDVEFNEKIGIFHNFKLTNSYDFNENLFFTDKILIKEEKQVIFFYNAIKNKIGKKLKVKNYYDIIDVAYNYYNLFAELQEYKIDAQKIEVENWQREIFENLKEIDRSIKLQVEKKNLILPYMIRTIENISKDFVKKNKKICFVNKVNFTPFEKEIIIYLEKNGVEIKNILQLSKKDFDEKELKIKNGFSILPKEKFLEKNIDIKIFEYSSKFNQLLGLVKKLSDEKEQCQIYDVQDINSETKRDYQLLNQKKIIYNLEETLQETKIYKVLDVLCNILNEVRIKKRENGNEYIFKVKELYNGFKLKEFLETFKIENIYWLFQKFVREDYKYLSIEMLKKYLENESKNFKIKEKIYFNLEKKYKKFEENFDFDFENSENKKDKKEEDKKNKEIKENKKIEEVEEIEKLKKEKNKFSELKKNINKFIKFLEELEKIFEIKNLQDYSKFLEEIFDRQKNSGKKIRDKYFEALSEIAVLEEFDFDNLWDKFFDKGNISAGLLKMFLKYLDKKSISLDLEEIAGQENDNQYKINEFKTLPETNKKNIVFLNFQDTFPKGKVNNYLFSQIQRKKMGLPVPEDAKAIEIFRFLNAIFGAKKVCLSYIKNLDENVDCSGILEEIKLKYDLEINNKNKKISEEEEMEFIKNYFIKDYKEKKIGKFIQSRLLKDVEELKNEKITLGYYDYKNLKESEYAYYIDKKLGKVEREKIEEVIDARFFGTIIHSIYENIVKKNKKMLEKGNFDISEEEIASEFEAGIQSYKYKIPQEYLEFYKNISFEDLKIGIKKYFVDLSNKISDKSVIKVSSEERIKEKFEKEIDSEKFGNAAFSISIDLHIKDEKKDKKEEILVDYKTGNLTQKRIDNAFTQLDFYSIVLGENEYKKYVVDVWDGKIISDSRKDNKKLTKDEVMEVLKKYFEVESDKKVSFYRLGEKNSTLESSNQKKYELILRWEDENEKSGK; this comes from the coding sequence ATGGAAATAAATTATTTAGGACTGGGAGCGGATTTAAAACAAAATTTGTTTTGTGAATTTGAAAAAAATGAAAAGGTTTTATATGTTTTTGAAAATGCTTCGACTTTTTATGAAATAAAAAAAGAACTTTTACAAGATGTGGAATTTAATGAAAAAATTGGGATTTTTCATAATTTTAAACTTACGAATAGTTATGATTTTAATGAAAATCTTTTTTTTACAGATAAAATTTTGATAAAAGAAGAAAAGCAAGTTATATTTTTTTATAATGCGATAAAAAATAAAATTGGAAAAAAACTGAAAGTTAAAAATTATTATGACATAATTGATGTGGCTTATAATTATTATAATTTGTTTGCGGAATTGCAGGAATATAAAATTGATGCACAAAAAATTGAAGTGGAAAATTGGCAGCGGGAAATTTTTGAAAATTTGAAGGAAATTGATAGAAGCATTAAATTGCAAGTTGAGAAAAAAAATTTAATTTTACCTTATATGATTAGAACAATTGAAAATATTTCAAAAGATTTTGTGAAGAAAAATAAAAAAATTTGTTTTGTGAATAAAGTTAATTTTACTCCGTTTGAAAAGGAAATAATCATTTATTTGGAAAAAAATGGAGTAGAAATAAAAAATATTTTGCAGCTTTCAAAAAAAGATTTTGACGAAAAGGAATTAAAAATAAAAAATGGCTTTTCAATTTTGCCAAAAGAAAAATTTTTGGAAAAAAATATAGATATTAAAATTTTTGAATACAGCTCAAAATTTAATCAGCTGTTAGGCTTGGTAAAAAAATTGTCGGATGAAAAAGAGCAATGTCAAATTTACGATGTTCAGGATATAAATAGTGAAACTAAAAGAGATTATCAGCTGTTAAACCAAAAGAAAATAATTTACAATTTGGAAGAAACTTTGCAGGAAACTAAGATTTATAAAGTTTTGGATGTGCTTTGCAACATTTTGAATGAAGTGAGAATTAAAAAAAGAGAAAATGGGAATGAATATATTTTTAAAGTGAAAGAATTATATAACGGGTTTAAGTTAAAAGAATTTTTAGAAACATTTAAAATCGAAAATATTTACTGGCTTTTTCAAAAATTTGTCAGAGAAGATTATAAATATTTATCAATTGAAATGTTGAAAAAATATTTGGAAAACGAAAGTAAAAATTTTAAAATTAAAGAGAAAATTTATTTTAATCTTGAAAAAAAATATAAAAAATTTGAAGAAAATTTTGATTTTGATTTTGAAAATAGTGAAAATAAAAAAGATAAAAAAGAAGAAGATAAAAAAAATAAAGAAATTAAAGAAAATAAAAAAATTGAAGAAGTTGAAGAGATTGAAAAATTAAAAAAAGAGAAAAATAAATTTTCTGAACTGAAAAAAAATATAAATAAATTTATAAAATTTTTAGAAGAATTAGAAAAAATTTTTGAAATAAAAAATTTGCAGGATTATTCAAAATTTTTGGAAGAAATATTTGACAGACAAAAAAATAGCGGGAAAAAAATTAGGGACAAATATTTTGAAGCTCTCTCAGAAATTGCAGTTTTAGAAGAATTTGACTTTGACAATCTTTGGGACAAATTTTTTGACAAGGGAAATATTTCGGCGGGACTTTTAAAGATGTTTTTAAAATATTTGGACAAGAAATCAATTAGCTTGGACTTGGAAGAAATTGCGGGACAAGAAAACGACAATCAATACAAAATTAACGAATTTAAAACTTTGCCTGAAACGAATAAAAAAAATATTGTGTTTTTAAATTTTCAGGACACTTTTCCAAAAGGCAAGGTCAACAATTATTTATTTTCGCAAATTCAGAGAAAGAAAATGGGACTGCCAGTTCCAGAAGATGCGAAAGCAATAGAAATTTTTAGATTTTTGAACGCAATTTTTGGTGCAAAAAAAGTTTGTCTTTCATATATAAAAAATTTGGACGAAAATGTTGATTGCTCTGGGATTTTGGAAGAAATTAAATTAAAATATGATTTAGAGATAAATAACAAAAATAAAAAAATTTCTGAAGAAGAAGAGATGGAATTTATAAAAAATTATTTTATAAAAGATTACAAAGAGAAAAAAATTGGGAAATTTATTCAGTCAAGACTTTTAAAAGATGTGGAAGAGTTAAAAAATGAAAAAATAACTTTGGGTTATTACGATTATAAAAATTTAAAAGAATCAGAATATGCCTATTACATTGATAAAAAATTGGGAAAAGTGGAAAGAGAAAAAATTGAAGAAGTTATTGATGCGAGATTTTTTGGGACGATAATTCATTCGATTTATGAAAATATTGTGAAAAAAAATAAAAAAATGTTGGAAAAAGGAAATTTTGACATAAGTGAGGAAGAAATTGCAAGTGAATTTGAGGCTGGAATACAGTCCTACAAATATAAAATTCCGCAGGAATATTTGGAATTTTATAAAAATATTTCGTTTGAAGATTTAAAAATTGGAATAAAAAAATATTTTGTTGATTTATCAAATAAAATTAGTGATAAAAGTGTAATAAAAGTTAGCTCAGAAGAAAGAATCAAAGAAAAGTTTGAAAAAGAGATTGACAGCGAAAAATTTGGAAATGCAGCTTTTAGTATTTCAATTGACTTGCATATAAAAGATGAAAAAAAAGATAAAAAAGAAGAAATTTTGGTTGACTATAAAACTGGAAATTTGACGCAAAAAAGAATTGATAACGCATTTACGCAACTTGACTTTTATTCGATTGTTTTGGGAGAAAATGAATATAAAAAATATGTTGTGGATGTCTGGGATGGGAAAATTATTTCCGACAGTCGAAAAGATAATAAAAAACTTACGAAAGATGAAGTGATGGAAGTTTTGAAAAAATATTTTGAAGTGGAAAGTGATAAAAAAGTAAGTTTTTACAGATTGGGAGAAAAAAATAGCACTTTAGAAAGTTCAAATCAGAAAAAATATGAATTGATTTTGCGATGGGAGGACGAAAATGAAAAATCAGGAAAGTAA
- a CDS encoding heavy metal translocating P-type ATPase — protein MEKNNECTLGIKGLECPHCAAKIEHNLNALDEIKAATVDVLGKKIVINPNKKFSSEDITKLVQKEVDRVEEGVTVLMPNSAIEEDEEIEETEENFKSIRNRFILGAIILAAAIFVPKNLFVPRLILFLISYFTVGYDVLFKAVKNIKKGQIFDENFLMTIATVGAFAIKEFPEAVSVMLFYQIGEMFQDLAVGKSRKSITSLMNIRPDYANLKIEGEIKKVLPKEVKLGDIIVIKPGEKVALDGKITNGSSTFDTSALTGEAIPRIFEIGDEILSGFINTTNLVEIEVTKSFENSTISKILDLVQNASSKKSKTENFITKFARFYTPVVVIIALLIAILPMIFVKDAQFSTWLYRALIFLVVSCPCALVVSIPLGFFGGIGGASKNGILIKGANYLEALNNLETVVFDKTGTLTKGKFKVYEINVQNSKYTKDDLLKYAAIAESFSNHPIAQSIVLEYEKNNKKLEKTDSSEFEFEEIAGHGVKVKYENSEILAGNLKLLKKENVEAAEKDAVGTVVYVAKDGEYLGNLIIADEIKEDAKKTVEELNNLGIKNVVMLTGDNRKIGENVASKLNISKVFTDLLPLGKVEKMEEFLKNKSANGKVLFVGDGINDAPVLARADIGVAMGGVGSDAAIEAADMIIMNDEPSKIVTALKIAKKTKKIVWQNIIFALGVKIIILGMGALGFATMWEAVFGDVGVALIAILNATRALTYKEN, from the coding sequence ATGGAAAAAAATAACGAATGCACTTTGGGAATAAAAGGCCTTGAATGTCCCCACTGTGCCGCAAAAATCGAGCATAATCTAAATGCTTTGGATGAAATAAAAGCAGCTACTGTTGATGTTTTAGGAAAAAAAATTGTGATTAATCCTAACAAAAAATTTTCTAGTGAAGACATCACAAAACTTGTTCAAAAAGAAGTTGACAGAGTTGAAGAAGGTGTGACTGTTTTAATGCCAAATTCTGCAATTGAAGAAGATGAGGAAATAGAAGAAACGGAAGAAAATTTTAAAAGTATAAGAAATAGATTTATTTTAGGTGCAATTATACTAGCAGCTGCAATATTTGTTCCAAAAAATTTATTTGTTCCAAGATTAATTTTATTTTTAATAAGCTATTTTACAGTCGGATACGATGTTTTATTTAAAGCTGTAAAAAATATAAAAAAAGGACAGATTTTTGACGAAAACTTTTTGATGACGATTGCGACAGTTGGAGCTTTTGCGATAAAAGAGTTTCCTGAAGCTGTGTCAGTTATGTTATTTTACCAAATTGGAGAAATGTTCCAAGATTTGGCAGTTGGAAAATCGAGAAAATCCATCACCTCACTTATGAATATTAGACCTGATTACGCAAACTTAAAAATTGAGGGAGAAATTAAAAAAGTTTTGCCAAAAGAAGTAAAATTAGGCGATATAATAGTTATAAAACCTGGAGAAAAAGTCGCATTGGATGGAAAAATTACAAATGGAAGTTCAACTTTTGACACATCCGCTTTAACTGGAGAAGCCATTCCAAGAATATTTGAAATTGGAGATGAAATTCTAAGTGGATTTATAAACACCACAAATCTTGTAGAAATCGAAGTTACGAAGTCATTTGAAAATTCCACAATTTCAAAAATATTAGATTTGGTACAAAATGCAAGTTCTAAAAAATCTAAAACTGAAAACTTTATCACAAAATTTGCAAGATTTTACACACCGGTAGTTGTAATAATCGCTTTACTTATTGCAATTTTGCCAATGATATTTGTAAAAGATGCCCAGTTTTCAACTTGGCTTTACAGAGCGCTTATCTTTTTAGTAGTTTCGTGTCCGTGCGCCTTAGTTGTTTCAATCCCTCTAGGATTTTTCGGGGGAATCGGTGGAGCTTCAAAAAATGGAATTTTAATAAAAGGAGCAAATTATTTAGAAGCATTAAACAATTTGGAAACTGTTGTTTTTGACAAAACTGGAACGCTTACAAAAGGTAAATTTAAAGTTTATGAAATAAATGTTCAAAATTCCAAATACACAAAAGACGATTTATTAAAATACGCAGCTATTGCAGAAAGTTTTTCAAATCACCCAATTGCACAATCAATTGTTTTAGAATATGAAAAAAACAATAAAAAACTTGAAAAAACTGACAGTTCAGAATTTGAATTTGAAGAAATCGCAGGTCATGGAGTAAAAGTAAAATATGAAAATAGCGAAATTTTAGCGGGAAATCTTAAATTATTAAAAAAAGAAAATGTAGAAGCTGCTGAAAAAGACGCTGTCGGAACAGTTGTCTATGTCGCAAAAGATGGAGAATATTTGGGAAATTTAATAATTGCGGACGAAATAAAAGAAGACGCTAAAAAAACAGTTGAAGAACTTAATAATTTAGGGATAAAAAATGTTGTAATGCTAACAGGTGATAACAGAAAAATTGGGGAAAATGTGGCTAGTAAATTAAATATTTCAAAAGTATTTACTGATTTATTACCGCTTGGAAAAGTTGAGAAAATGGAAGAATTTTTGAAAAATAAAAGCGCTAACGGAAAAGTTTTGTTTGTAGGTGACGGAATAAACGACGCACCAGTTCTTGCAAGAGCCGATATTGGAGTGGCGATGGGCGGTGTGGGAAGTGACGCTGCAATCGAAGCCGCAGATATGATTATAATGAACGATGAACCGTCAAAAATAGTAACCGCTCTAAAAATTGCCAAAAAGACAAAAAAAATTGTCTGGCAAAACATAATTTTTGCACTAGGTGTGAAAATCATCATTCTAGGAATGGGAGCATTAGGATTTGCCACAATGTGGGAAGCTGTGTTTGGCGATGTCGGAGTCGCATTAATTGCAATATTAAACGCAACAAGAGCATTGACTTACAAAGAAAATTAA
- a CDS encoding valine--tRNA ligase, protein MSEELNKTYSPNEIEDKWYKIWEENGYFNAQHNAEKPGYSIAIPPPNVTGILHMGHMLNNSIQDAIIRFKRMSGFDTLWIPGMDHAGIATQNKVERMLKEEGTSKEEIGYDEFLRRTWEWKEKHGGLITKQLRKLGVSLDWSRERFTMDEGLSDAVKEVFIKLYNDGLIYRGEYIVNWCPFDKTALADDEVDHADEKGKIWEIKYKIKDSDDYVIIATTRPETMLGDTGVAVNPNDKRYKDLVGKKVILPLMNREIPVVADEYVDMEFGTGVVKMTPSHDPNDFEVAKRTGLEFINIFTEDAHVNSNGGKYEGLDRYEARDAILADLEKEGLLVGVKEHNHAVGHCYRCNSVIEPRVSTQWFVKMKPLAKRALEVVKNGQIKITPQRWEKVYYNWLENIRDWTISRQIWWGHRIPAYYAQDGTVFVAKNLEDAKKQAKEKLGVETELTEEKDVLDTWFSSALWPFSTLGWPKETEDLKKFFPTDALVTGADILFFWVARMVMMSLYIKDEIPFSYVYLHGIIRDELGRKMSKSLGNSPDPLDLIAKYGADAIRFSFLYNTSQGQDIHFSEKLIEMGSTFANKVWNASRFVLSNLEDFDSSAKIDSSEFKLEDKWILSKLQNTARQVNESFEKYELDTAAKLTYEFFRGNFCDWYVEIAKTRVYGQEGRDKTVAQYVLKTVLDKGLKMLHPFMPFITEEIWQKLDLGEETIMLSDFPKEEKEFVNLEAEKEFDFLKEIVNAIRNIRGEANVSPAKKIEVIFKTVNDAEKNILQHNAKILDKLANVEKYEFNAEIPELVGFKLVETTEIYVPLNDLIDKEKEIAKLTKNIEKTEKELNKVLGKLSNEKFLSKAPKEVIDKEKGIKEELENKIAKFKESINLYKN, encoded by the coding sequence ATGTCAGAAGAACTAAATAAAACATATTCACCAAATGAAATTGAAGATAAATGGTATAAAATATGGGAAGAAAATGGATATTTTAATGCTCAGCACAATGCTGAAAAACCAGGATATTCAATCGCAATTCCGCCACCAAATGTAACAGGAATTTTGCATATGGGACATATGTTAAACAATTCCATTCAAGATGCGATTATTAGATTTAAAAGAATGAGCGGATTTGATACGCTTTGGATTCCAGGGATGGATCACGCTGGGATTGCAACTCAAAATAAAGTTGAGAGAATGTTAAAAGAAGAAGGAACTTCTAAAGAAGAAATTGGATATGATGAGTTTTTAAGAAGAACTTGGGAATGGAAAGAAAAACACGGAGGACTTATAACTAAGCAGCTTCGTAAATTGGGAGTTTCTCTGGATTGGTCAAGAGAGAGATTCACGATGGACGAAGGGCTTTCAGATGCTGTAAAAGAAGTGTTTATAAAACTTTACAACGACGGGCTTATTTATCGTGGAGAATATATTGTAAACTGGTGTCCGTTTGATAAAACTGCACTTGCGGATGATGAAGTTGATCACGCTGACGAAAAAGGAAAAATTTGGGAAATTAAGTATAAAATAAAAGATAGCGACGACTATGTGATTATTGCGACAACTAGACCTGAAACAATGCTTGGAGATACGGGAGTTGCTGTCAATCCAAATGACAAAAGATATAAAGATTTAGTTGGAAAAAAAGTTATCTTGCCGCTTATGAATAGAGAGATCCCTGTAGTTGCCGATGAATATGTCGATATGGAATTTGGAACGGGAGTTGTAAAAATGACACCTTCTCACGATCCTAACGACTTTGAAGTGGCAAAAAGAACAGGACTTGAATTTATAAATATCTTTACCGAAGATGCGCATGTCAATTCAAATGGTGGAAAATATGAAGGACTTGACAGATATGAGGCAAGAGATGCTATTTTAGCTGATTTGGAAAAAGAAGGGCTTTTAGTTGGAGTAAAAGAGCATAATCACGCAGTTGGGCATTGCTATAGATGTAATTCAGTAATTGAGCCGAGAGTGTCGACACAGTGGTTTGTAAAAATGAAGCCACTTGCTAAAAGAGCTTTGGAAGTAGTAAAAAATGGACAGATTAAAATAACTCCGCAAAGATGGGAAAAAGTTTACTATAATTGGCTTGAAAATATAAGAGACTGGACAATTTCCCGTCAAATTTGGTGGGGACATAGAATTCCTGCTTATTATGCTCAAGATGGAACGGTTTTTGTAGCAAAAAACTTGGAAGACGCTAAAAAACAAGCAAAAGAAAAACTTGGAGTTGAAACTGAACTGACAGAAGAAAAAGATGTGCTTGACACTTGGTTTTCATCGGCATTGTGGCCTTTTTCAACACTTGGCTGGCCAAAGGAAACTGAAGATTTGAAAAAATTCTTTCCGACAGACGCACTTGTGACAGGAGCGGATATCTTATTTTTTTGGGTTGCAAGAATGGTTATGATGAGTCTTTACATAAAAGATGAAATTCCATTTAGCTATGTATATTTGCACGGAATTATAAGAGATGAGCTTGGCAGAAAAATGTCAAAATCTCTTGGAAATTCACCAGATCCATTGGATTTGATTGCAAAATATGGAGCGGATGCGATAAGATTCAGCTTTTTATATAATACTTCGCAAGGACAGGACATTCACTTTTCAGAAAAATTGATTGAAATGGGATCGACTTTTGCTAATAAAGTTTGGAATGCGTCAAGATTTGTGTTGTCAAATTTGGAAGATTTTGATTCAAGTGCAAAAATTGATAGTTCAGAATTTAAGTTAGAAGATAAATGGATTTTATCAAAATTGCAAAATACAGCTAGACAAGTTAATGAAAGCTTTGAAAAATATGAGCTTGACACGGCGGCAAAACTTACTTACGAATTTTTCAGAGGAAATTTCTGCGATTGGTATGTTGAAATTGCGAAAACTCGTGTTTATGGACAAGAAGGAAGAGATAAGACAGTAGCACAATATGTTCTAAAAACTGTTCTTGACAAAGGTTTAAAAATGCTTCATCCATTTATGCCGTTTATCACGGAAGAAATTTGGCAAAAACTGGATTTAGGAGAAGAAACAATAATGTTATCGGACTTTCCTAAAGAAGAAAAAGAATTTGTTAATTTGGAAGCTGAAAAAGAATTTGACTTCTTAAAAGAAATTGTCAATGCAATTAGAAATATTAGGGGAGAAGCTAATGTAAGTCCAGCTAAGAAAATCGAAGTGATTTTCAAAACTGTAAATGATGCAGAAAAAAATATTTTACAGCATAATGCTAAAATATTGGATAAATTGGCAAATGTTGAAAAATATGAATTTAATGCAGAAATTCCTGAGCTAGTTGGCTTTAAATTGGTTGAAACTACTGAAATTTATGTGCCGCTTAACGATTTGATTGACAAGGAAAAAGAAATTGCTAAACTTACAAAAAATATTGAAAAAACTGAAAAAGAATTAAATAAAGTTTTAGGAAAATTATCAAATGAAAAATTCTTGTCTAAAGCGCCAAAAGAAGTTATTGACAAAGAAAAAGGGATTAAAGAAGAATTGGAAAATAAAATCGCTAAATTTAAAGAATCAATTAATTTGTATAAAAATTAA
- a CDS encoding DEAD/DEAH box helicase — MRKNNILMKLKEKFTPTIYSIGKEYYMKRIGGITALYADGNLVTLDGEFQENKLYHTSLTLNQKTAVLEEASCDCMFFQNNKQHGACKHIVALSILADESKKINNIVGTDDFEVLFEDDFEEENKKEEIVKVKKEKNEDFEKDEEKNNLKRSKIKPSEQKEVSDLKDKKNNKKVGILSESEENKKVKKEENQSKNFDAKKVETEKEKDFDDLENFENIKKISQKIDEIYNFHLQKEKILNENKKELRLEVEIDEGSYSDYKYGYDYNEENNIPDYILRIKTGFQKTYYVKDIIKFVQAIVLEEEFEITSKIKYEPEKCYFSEINKNIILAIYEYSKQIQSVIENGIKDKKGLKVYDMLLNKLLFAMEKGKNFLLLGENKQVMSSYEPIFVFENDKIKMREIEKINETSLFYNFENDSSKIFKMAENEARFLAKFDFIDAELINQLPKKESEKLKKIFAFEGINVAEYIEEDGEIDVFVLETEEDEIVKINISNTVCAKKKDNKYFIPRRNTELFEKLEEIIGNFTISNPTLAKNTYILNYEGLSKLSEIIDKKYSDKVKIHLENKIKNARNINVGIEIKKASNNFLDVNFKIEGIKPQDVEIVTEAIKKEKKFITLSSGELVKIANKSMEELLGIVDSIGNIKVGKNRISKVKALQLAQISKNIREDLEKLDEFKELFHKIKNRKEVEPKNIKVSLFPYQKLGFNWLKNMYDIGFGGILADDMGLGKTLQTISLLNEVYQENKDFLGLIIVPSSLLYNWKEEIIKFTGITPILVEGVASSRKKIIESQKSGFLITTYQALRNDIEEYKNRIFDIVVLDEAQNIKTTTSQIKKAVMKINSRVNFALTGTPVENNILELWSIFDFVIPGYLDSLSKFKKTYKEAIVNPNSSKINNLREIIAPFLLRRTKKEVLTELPEKMESNVFVTLSSEQKQLYLSYVKQAKKEMKKFDKNENNRIKILAILTKLRQICNSPALFKQDYSGEVAKIEVLKDLMPDITENGHRLLIFSQFVGTLKEIEKELSNMGIEYFYIDGNVKSKERVEICNRFNDGERQVVLISLKAGGTGLNLVGADVVIHYDPWWNIAVENQASDRAYRIGQKKSVQVIKLVTEGTIEEKIIKIQEKKRQLSENLLENKDGEKVLFEMSDKELMELLG; from the coding sequence ATGAGAAAAAATAATATCTTAATGAAACTAAAAGAAAAATTTACACCGACAATTTATTCAATTGGGAAAGAGTATTACATGAAAAGAATTGGAGGAATTACGGCGCTTTATGCAGATGGAAATCTGGTTACATTGGATGGAGAATTTCAGGAAAATAAACTTTATCATACATCTCTTACGCTAAATCAGAAAACTGCTGTGTTGGAAGAGGCGAGTTGCGATTGCATGTTTTTTCAAAATAATAAGCAGCATGGAGCTTGTAAGCATATTGTGGCGCTGAGTATCCTTGCAGATGAATCTAAGAAAATTAATAATATTGTTGGAACAGACGATTTTGAGGTACTTTTTGAAGATGACTTTGAAGAGGAAAATAAAAAAGAAGAAATTGTAAAAGTTAAAAAAGAAAAAAATGAAGATTTTGAAAAAGATGAAGAAAAAAATAATTTAAAAAGAAGTAAAATAAAACCTTCGGAGCAAAAAGAAGTTAGTGATTTGAAAGACAAAAAAAATAATAAAAAAGTGGGAATTTTGTCAGAAAGTGAAGAAAATAAAAAAGTTAAGAAAGAAGAAAATCAAAGTAAAAATTTTGATGCAAAAAAAGTTGAAACTGAAAAAGAAAAAGATTTTGATGATTTAGAAAATTTTGAAAATATTAAAAAAATAAGTCAAAAAATAGATGAAATCTATAATTTCCATCTTCAAAAAGAAAAAATTTTAAATGAAAATAAAAAAGAGTTACGACTAGAAGTGGAAATTGATGAAGGAAGCTATAGTGACTATAAATACGGCTACGATTATAATGAAGAGAACAATATTCCAGATTATATTTTGAGAATAAAAACTGGTTTTCAAAAAACTTATTATGTCAAAGATATTATAAAATTTGTACAAGCAATTGTTTTAGAAGAAGAATTTGAGATAACTTCTAAAATTAAATATGAGCCTGAAAAATGCTATTTTAGCGAGATAAATAAAAATATTATTTTGGCGATTTACGAATACAGCAAACAGATTCAAAGTGTTATTGAAAATGGAATAAAAGATAAAAAAGGATTAAAAGTTTACGATATGCTTTTAAATAAACTTCTTTTTGCAATGGAAAAAGGAAAAAACTTTTTACTTTTGGGAGAAAATAAACAAGTTATGTCTAGTTATGAGCCGATTTTTGTTTTTGAAAATGATAAAATTAAAATGCGTGAAATTGAAAAAATTAATGAGACAAGTCTATTCTATAACTTTGAAAATGATTCTTCCAAAATATTTAAAATGGCGGAAAACGAAGCTAGATTTTTAGCAAAATTTGATTTTATCGACGCTGAATTAATTAATCAGCTCCCAAAAAAGGAAAGTGAGAAATTAAAAAAGATATTTGCTTTTGAAGGCATAAATGTTGCTGAATATATTGAAGAAGACGGGGAAATTGATGTTTTTGTGCTGGAAACCGAAGAAGATGAAATCGTAAAAATTAATATTTCAAACACGGTTTGTGCGAAAAAAAAAGATAATAAGTATTTTATTCCACGAAGAAATACAGAACTTTTTGAAAAGTTGGAAGAAATTATTGGAAATTTTACAATTTCAAATCCGACTTTGGCAAAAAATACATATATTTTAAATTATGAAGGACTTAGTAAACTCTCTGAAATAATTGATAAGAAATATTCTGACAAAGTGAAAATTCATTTGGAAAATAAAATAAAAAATGCTAGAAATATCAATGTTGGAATTGAAATAAAAAAAGCGAGCAACAACTTTTTGGATGTAAATTTTAAAATTGAGGGAATTAAGCCGCAAGATGTTGAAATTGTGACGGAAGCGATTAAAAAAGAGAAAAAATTTATAACGCTCTCAAGCGGAGAACTTGTTAAAATTGCAAATAAAAGTATGGAAGAACTGCTTGGAATTGTTGATTCAATTGGAAATATAAAAGTGGGAAAAAATAGAATTTCCAAAGTAAAAGCGCTCCAATTGGCACAAATTTCTAAGAATATTAGAGAAGATTTGGAAAAATTGGATGAATTTAAGGAGCTTTTTCATAAAATAAAGAATCGAAAGGAAGTTGAGCCGAAAAATATAAAAGTAAGCTTGTTTCCGTATCAGAAATTGGGATTTAACTGGTTAAAAAATATGTATGATATTGGATTTGGAGGAATCTTAGCGGACGATATGGGACTTGGAAAGACGCTTCAGACAATTTCCTTATTAAATGAGGTCTATCAGGAAAATAAAGATTTTCTGGGGCTTATAATTGTACCAAGCTCGCTTCTTTATAACTGGAAGGAAGAAATTATCAAATTTACTGGAATTACTCCAATTCTTGTGGAAGGTGTAGCAAGCAGCAGGAAAAAAATTATCGAAAGTCAAAAAAGTGGATTTTTGATAACGACATATCAAGCGCTTAGAAACGATATAGAAGAGTATAAAAATAGAATTTTTGACATTGTTGTGCTAGATGAAGCGCAAAATATCAAAACTACTACTTCACAGATTAAAAAAGCAGTTATGAAAATTAACAGCAGAGTAAATTTCGCACTTACAGGAACTCCTGTGGAAAATAATATTTTAGAGCTGTGGTCAATCTTTGACTTTGTCATTCCTGGATATTTGGATTCTTTGAGCAAATTTAAAAAAACTTATAAAGAAGCGATTGTAAATCCAAATTCTTCAAAAATAAATAATTTGCGTGAAATCATTGCGCCTTTTTTGCTTAGAAGAACAAAGAAAGAAGTTTTGACTGAACTTCCAGAAAAAATGGAATCAAATGTGTTTGTGACGCTTAGCAGTGAGCAAAAACAGCTTTATTTGTCGTATGTAAAACAGGCGAAAAAAGAAATGAAAAAATTTGATAAAAATGAAAATAACAGAATAAAAATTCTTGCAATTTTAACAAAGCTTCGTCAAATTTGTAATTCTCCAGCTTTGTTTAAACAAGATTATAGCGGAGAAGTTGCTAAAATTGAAGTTTTAAAAGATTTAATGCCAGATATTACTGAAAATGGACATAGACTTTTGATTTTTTCTCAGTTTGTTGGCACATTGAAAGAAATTGAAAAAGAGCTTTCAAATATGGGAATTGAATATTTTTATATCGATGGAAATGTGAAATCCAAAGAGAGAGTGGAAATTTGTAACAGATTTAATGATGGAGAAAGACAAGTTGTGCTGATTTCGTTAAAAGCTGGAGGAACAGGGCTTAATCTTGTGGGAGCTGATGTTGTTATTCACTATGACCCTTGGTGGAATATTGCGGTGGAAAATCAGGCGAGTGACAGGGCCTATAGAATTGGGCAGAAAAAAAGTGTGCAAGTTATAAAACTTGTGACAGAAGGGACAATTGAAGAAAAAATTATAAAAATTCAAGAGAAAAAACGGCAGTTAAGTGAAAATCTTTTGGAAAATAAAGATGGAGAAAAAGTGCTGTTTGAAATGAGTGACAAAGAACTTATGGAATTATTGGGATAA